The nucleotide sequence CTTGGGGGAGGTTCGGAAGGGGGGCGAAGCCCCCCTCCGAGTCAACTAGCGGAACCCAATGGAAAAACGAGCGATTCTGGCGGCCGTCCTCATAGCCGCCCTTCTTATCCTTTACCAGATCCTGTTCCCGCCGGTTCCCCCCCCGCCGCCGCCTCCCGAGTCGGCGAGGGAGCAAAAGGCGGCGCCGGTTCAGGAGGCGCCCGCCCCTCTTCCCCCACCCCTGAAGCCCCTGAGCCAGGCTGCCCCACCAGGCCGGGTCGTCACGGTAGAGACCCCCCTCTACCGTGCTCGCGTCGAGAGCGAGGGGGGGAAAGTGATCGAGTGGGTGATCCATTACCGGGGCGACAAAGCCATGGTGCTCAAGGATCTCGTGGGCTCGAAGGGTCTCAGCCTCCACCGAGACGGGGCAGCCCAGCCGCTGGCCTTCGAAGTCAGCCCCGAGCGCCTCGTCTTAGGAGCCGGGCGGCCCCGTGGCGACCTCACTCTCGTCGGAGCCGATGGCTACGGGGTCAGGGTCGTGGAGTCGCTCACCTTCAGCGCCCAGGACTACCGGCTCGAAGTCCATGTCAAGATCGAGAACAGGCACTCGGTCGCGCAGTCCGCGGAGGTCCTGCTTCCCTGGTTCACCCAGGGCAAGTGGCCCGAAGGCCAGGGCGAGCAGTTCCAGGGGCAGCGCCCCACGCGTGTCGTGAGGCTCCTTCCCCACGGCGTCCAGCGTGAGGAGTTCGACAAAGTGAGCGAGACGGCCGCGGCCGGCGAGTGGATCGGGCTCGAGAGCGAGTGGTACATTGCGGCGCTGATCCCCCGGAGCCCCGGGTTCAAGCTCGTGACGCAGAAGGGACCGGACGGCCAGGTCGAGATTGCCCTCAAGGCCGTTCCCCCGACCTTGGCCCCAGGGCAGAGCTGGGAAGGGCGCGCCCTGGTCTATCTCGGGCCGAAAGAGTACGACCGGCTGCGCGCCGTGGGGGTCGGGCTCGAGCAGACCATTCACTTCGGCGAGCTCTTCTACCTGCCGTTCCTGCGGATGGAGTGGCTCGCGGTGCCGATCCTCTGGCTGATGAACTTCGTGTACCGCTACATCCCGAACTACGGCGTCGCGATCATCCTGCTCACGGTGCTGACGAAGATCATTTTCTACCCGCTCACGCTCAAGAGCATGGCCTCCATGAAGGCCATGCAGACGCTTCAGCCCCAGGTCAACGCGCTCCGGGCGAAGTACCAGAAGGACCCGCAACGGCTTCAGCGCGAGACCATGGAGCTCTACCGAAAGCACAAGGTGAACCCGATGGGCGGCTGCCTGCCCATGGTGATCCAGATTCCGATCTTCTACGCGCTCTACCTCGTGTTCTCGCTGTCGGTGGAGCTCCAGAACGCGGCCTTCCTCTGCTTCGGCAAACTCTTCGGCGTTGCGCTCTGGATCTGCGACCTCAGTCAGTACGACCCGACGTACATCCTCCCCATCCTCATGGGCATCTCGATGTTCATCCAGCAGAAGATGACGCCGACGGTGGGCGACCCGCGGCAGGCGAAGATCATGCTCTTCATGCCGGTGCTCTTCACCTTCATGTTCCTGAACCTGCCCTCGGGGCTCGTCCTCTACTGGTTCGTCTCCAACGTGCTCCAGATCCTTCAGCAGTCCTACATGGACCACGGGGCGAAGCCTGCCGGCAAGGAATCCCGGGAGGGAAAGCGCCAGTGACCGTGCTGGAGGAGGAGGGGCGGACCCCGGAGGAGGCCGTGGAGGCCGGGCTCCAGAAGCTCGCGCTGGGCCGCGAGTACGTCCTGGTGGAGGTTCTGGATGAGGGCACCAAGGGGTTTCTCGGGCTCGGGGGACGGACGGCCCGGGTTCGACTCACAGTCACGCCAACCGGGAATCAGATCCTCCACGGGCGCCGTCTCCTCCAGGATCTCCTGCGGCTCGTTGGGGTCAGCGTGGAGATAAGCCAGCACGAGGTCGAGGGTGTGCTGAGCTTCGAGCTGAAGGGGGAAGACGCCGGGCTCCTGATCGGAAAACAGGGACAAACTCTGGATTCTATTAACTTTTTAATCTCTAGAATCCTCAGCCGTCAGCTTGGCGAGCGGACCCCGGTCCAGGTTGACGTGGAGGAGTACCGTGGTCGGAGGAAGCGCCTCCTGGTCCAGCGCGCGCTAAAATTGGCTGAGCAAGTGAAGACGAGCGGCGAAGCGGCGATCCTCGAGCCCATGTCCCCCCTAGACCGGCGCACCATCCACTTGACCCTTCAACATGATCCAGGCGTCCGCACCTCCAGCGATGGCCAAGGATCGCTCCGGCGTCTCGTTATCTCACCGGTTCCTCGCCGGGCTTGAACCCGTCTTGGACAGGGCGCCCGGGCTTTCCTTTAATTTCCAGAAGATCCTTCATCGTTCCCCCACCGATCGCGAAGTCGCTGCCTTCTCCACCTACCTTTCGCTTCTGCTCCGCTGGAACCGGGTCCACTCACTGACCGCCTACCGCAAGCCCGAAGAGATCGTCGAGAGGCTTTTCCTCGACTCGCTCCTCTTTCTCGAATACCTTCCATTGGCGGCAGGCTGCCGGGTCCTGGACCTGGGTTCGGGTGCCGGGGTGCCCGGAATCCCGCTCAAAATCGTCAGGCTTGAATGGCAGTTAACACTCATTGAGGTCCGCCGAAAGCGGACCTCTTTCCTGGCCACCGTCGTCAGGGAGCTCGGGCTTGAGGGGGTCACCGTCCTGACGGGACGCGCAGAATCCCTCCTGGGCAGTGTTCCGGGGTTGAAGGAGGGGTTCGATGCTGTCGTCACGCGGGCCTCAGGGCCAATCGGAACGATGGCTCCTCTGGCCCTCGGCTTTGTGAAACCGGGCGGGCGATTTGTAGCCGCCGGACCTCCAGCCAGGGGCTCGGCGCTACCAGGGATCCCCGGGGGCCGCTGGCGAGAGGCCATGTCGCCGGTTTCGGGCAAGCCCAGGCTATTCCTTGTAGTCGAAAAAAACTCTTGAGATCCTGGTTGCGTATTTGACACAATGTTGCACGTGAAACAGGGATGGTTCCATGTTCCACGTGAAACTGATCCGGTGAGGCGGTGGTGGGCCGGGTTCTGGCAGTAGCCAACCAAAAGGGAGGAGTCGGAAAGACCACTACCGCTGTTAACCTGGCCGCCGGTCTCGCGGCAGCCGAACGCCAGACCCTCCTCGTTGACCTCGACCCTCAGGCAAATGCCACCACCGGGCTCGGTGTTACGGGCTCCGGGCTTACGGTCACGACCTACCAGGTCATCATGGGCGAGGAGGCCGTTGAGAAGGCCCTGCTCCCCACCGAGGTCCCGTTTCTTTGGCTCGCCCCGTCCACCATCGATCTCGTCGGCGCCGAGATCGAGCTGGTCCCGGTCAAGGAGCGCGAATTCCAGCTCCGGCGGGTCCTCGAGCCCGTCCTATCGAAGTTCGACTTCATCCTGATCGACTGTCCGCCATCGCTCGGGCTTCTGACGGTCAACGCCCTCGTCGCGGCCGCCTCGGTGCTGATTCCGCTCCAGTGCGAGTTCTACGCCCTCGAGGGGCTGGCCAAGCTCATGAACACGGTTCGCCTCGTCAAAGAGGGCTTGAACCCTCGGCTCCAGATCCAAGGGATCCTCCTCACGATGTTCGATGGCAGGACAACACTTTCGGCGCAGGTGAGGGAAGAAGTCACACAGCACTTCAAGGCTCAGCTCTTCGAAACGATCATTCCCCGGAACGTCCGCGTGTCAGAGGCACCGAGTCACGGAAAGCCGCTCATCCTCTACGACCTGAGATCAGCCGGGGCCATCGCCTACCTCGAGCTCACGAAGGAGGTGCTCGTCCGTGACTAGGGAACCCGGAGGGGGGCTACGCCCCCCTTCCGGACCTCCCCCCACGATCGGTTGCGCCGGCGGAGCCGGCGCTCGAACGTGCTTATTCCGAGAGCCTCCCAGGAGCTTCTCGGGAGCAATGTGCTTCGAGCGCGGGCTTCGCCCGCGCAACCGATTCCTGGGGGA is from Candidatus Rokuibacteriota bacterium and encodes:
- a CDS encoding Jag N-terminal domain-containing protein; this translates as MTVLEEEGRTPEEAVEAGLQKLALGREYVLVEVLDEGTKGFLGLGGRTARVRLTVTPTGNQILHGRRLLQDLLRLVGVSVEISQHEVEGVLSFELKGEDAGLLIGKQGQTLDSINFLISRILSRQLGERTPVQVDVEEYRGRRKRLLVQRALKLAEQVKTSGEAAILEPMSPLDRRTIHLTLQHDPGVRTSSDGQGSLRRLVISPVPRRA
- the rsmG gene encoding 16S rRNA (guanine(527)-N(7))-methyltransferase RsmG; translated protein: MAKDRSGVSLSHRFLAGLEPVLDRAPGLSFNFQKILHRSPTDREVAAFSTYLSLLLRWNRVHSLTAYRKPEEIVERLFLDSLLFLEYLPLAAGCRVLDLGSGAGVPGIPLKIVRLEWQLTLIEVRRKRTSFLATVVRELGLEGVTVLTGRAESLLGSVPGLKEGFDAVVTRASGPIGTMAPLALGFVKPGGRFVAAGPPARGSALPGIPGGRWREAMSPVSGKPRLFLVVEKNS
- the yidC gene encoding membrane protein insertase YidC, translating into MEKRAILAAVLIAALLILYQILFPPVPPPPPPPESAREQKAAPVQEAPAPLPPPLKPLSQAAPPGRVVTVETPLYRARVESEGGKVIEWVIHYRGDKAMVLKDLVGSKGLSLHRDGAAQPLAFEVSPERLVLGAGRPRGDLTLVGADGYGVRVVESLTFSAQDYRLEVHVKIENRHSVAQSAEVLLPWFTQGKWPEGQGEQFQGQRPTRVVRLLPHGVQREEFDKVSETAAAGEWIGLESEWYIAALIPRSPGFKLVTQKGPDGQVEIALKAVPPTLAPGQSWEGRALVYLGPKEYDRLRAVGVGLEQTIHFGELFYLPFLRMEWLAVPILWLMNFVYRYIPNYGVAIILLTVLTKIIFYPLTLKSMASMKAMQTLQPQVNALRAKYQKDPQRLQRETMELYRKHKVNPMGGCLPMVIQIPIFYALYLVFSLSVELQNAAFLCFGKLFGVALWICDLSQYDPTYILPILMGISMFIQQKMTPTVGDPRQAKIMLFMPVLFTFMFLNLPSGLVLYWFVSNVLQILQQSYMDHGAKPAGKESREGKRQ
- a CDS encoding ParA family protein, which produces MGRVLAVANQKGGVGKTTTAVNLAAGLAAAERQTLLVDLDPQANATTGLGVTGSGLTVTTYQVIMGEEAVEKALLPTEVPFLWLAPSTIDLVGAEIELVPVKEREFQLRRVLEPVLSKFDFILIDCPPSLGLLTVNALVAAASVLIPLQCEFYALEGLAKLMNTVRLVKEGLNPRLQIQGILLTMFDGRTTLSAQVREEVTQHFKAQLFETIIPRNVRVSEAPSHGKPLILYDLRSAGAIAYLELTKEVLVRD